TTTCTGCGCACATTGGAGCAGTTGGACAAGCCGACCAAGGAGGAGATGCTGCGGAGTCTGCGTTTTTTGGCGGAAATGATGACCGGCATGATGAAAGAACATCTGCCTGGGGATTTTTCGGGCGGTGGCCTTTTAGCGTCCGGTGAGCCGGAGCCGCCGCTCAACGTGCAGCCTTCACCGGAGGGGTTTCTTGAGTCCTGCCGCATGTTGATGGGGGACGGCGACGGGAAATCCGCCAGGTCCGCGACGGCGGCCGATGCGGCGCCTGGCGGCTGTCAAATGCATGAGATTTTTACCCGTGAAACACTTGAGGCGCGGATGAGCGCCGACATGCTGGCTTCATTTCTGCATGAGAACCTCAAGCCCTATGAGGACACCGAAATGGACATCAAGGCCGGTGTCGAGCGGGCTCTTTCTTCGGAACCCGGACGGGGCGGGTTTGTGTTGATGGCCACCAAAGAGGGGGCGACTGTCGGCGCGCTTGTAATACTGAAAACGGGGATGGCCGGATATGTGCCCCCGAATCTTCTTCTCTTCGTGGCGGTGGCGCCGGAGCACCGCGGATGCGGTGTCGGCGCGGCGCTGGTGCGCCGTGCCCAAGCGCTTGCAGGGGGGGATGTGAAGCTGCACTGCGAGCATGACAATCCCGCGCGCAGGCTGTATGAACGGATGGGCTTTGCCAGCAAATACCTGGAAATGAGGTGGTCCCATGAGCCGGGTAATCATTAACCTTGACGCCCTACAGTCAAATCTGGACCGAATCAACCGTCTCATGGCCTCACACGGGGCGGCCTGGACGGCGGTGACGAAGGTGTTATGCGGGAACGCCGAAGTGCTGGGCGCACTGTCCGACATGGGGGTCCGCTCGGTCGGTGAGTCCCGCCTCTCAAATCTCCGGGCTGTGCACCGGGTGTTTCGTGAACCCGAGACTTGGTATTTGCGGATTCCCGGCATGTCCATGTGCCGTAATCTGGTGTCCCTCGCGCAGGTGAG
This genomic interval from Candidatus Hydrogenedentota bacterium contains the following:
- a CDS encoding MarR family transcriptional regulator/GNAT family N-acetyltransferase encodes the protein MVSLNQISKKEGLTIGDLARLTSLSCATATGIVDRLEQRGLVRRSRNGRDRRQVQLNLTEEGQLLCQRRPPLLQEGFLRTLEQLDKPTKEEMLRSLRFLAEMMTGMMKEHLPGDFSGGGLLASGEPEPPLNVQPSPEGFLESCRMLMGDGDGKSARSATAADAAPGGCQMHEIFTRETLEARMSADMLASFLHENLKPYEDTEMDIKAGVERALSSEPGRGGFVLMATKEGATVGALVILKTGMAGYVPPNLLLFVAVAPEHRGCGVGAALVRRAQALAGGDVKLHCEHDNPARRLYERMGFASKYLEMRWSHEPGNH